Proteins from one Pseudomonas grandcourensis genomic window:
- a CDS encoding paraquat-inducible protein A, translating to MPDPVDAQGLSELPLENLVACHECDLLMRKPELAHGEKALCPRCGYELYANRYNVVQRSLALVIAALLLFIPANFLPIMQLNLLGQSSQDTVWSGVVALFDTGMQSVSLIVFLCSMGIPLLKLLCQLAVLLSIRFDVGRSYGLLLYRIYHHIREWGMLEVYFMGVLVAIVKLADMAAITVGLGLVCFIGMLLIQVWLEVVMSPHQIWQALSGEDAHAGD from the coding sequence ATGCCGGATCCGGTTGACGCCCAAGGGCTGTCAGAATTACCACTAGAAAATCTGGTTGCTTGCCATGAGTGCGACTTGCTCATGCGTAAACCCGAACTCGCCCATGGCGAAAAAGCCCTGTGCCCGCGCTGTGGCTACGAGCTTTATGCCAATCGCTACAACGTCGTACAGCGCAGTCTCGCCCTGGTCATCGCCGCCTTGTTGTTGTTTATTCCGGCGAACTTTTTACCCATCATGCAGCTCAATCTACTCGGGCAATCTTCGCAAGACACTGTCTGGAGCGGGGTTGTCGCCCTTTTTGACACGGGCATGCAAAGCGTTTCACTGATTGTGTTCCTGTGCAGCATGGGGATCCCGCTGCTCAAGCTGCTTTGCCAGCTGGCCGTATTGTTGAGTATCCGTTTCGATGTCGGACGCAGCTACGGTTTGTTGCTCTATCGCATTTATCACCATATACGCGAATGGGGGATGCTCGAGGTTTACTTCATGGGCGTTCTGGTGGCGATCGTAAAACTGGCAGATATGGCAGCCATCACCGTAGGCCTCGGCCTTGTGTGCTTCATTGGAATGTTGCTGATTCAAGTCTGGCTCGAGGTCGTAATGTCGCCTCACCAGATCTGGCAGGCGTTATCAGGAGAAGATGCCCATGCGGGCGATTGA
- the can gene encoding carbonate dehydratase, whose amino-acid sequence MNELQDLIDNNERWAAAIKEEDPDFFAKLARQQTPEFLWIGCSDARVPANEIVGMLPGDLFVHRNVANVVLHTDLNCLSVIQYAVDVLKVKHILVTGHYGCGGVRAAMQDRQFGLIDGWLRSIRDLYYEKREELAKYATEEERVDRLCELNVIQQVANVGHTSIVQNAWHRGQSLSIHGCIYGIKDGRWKSLNATISGFEQLPPQYRLRPFEPL is encoded by the coding sequence ATGAACGAATTACAAGATCTGATTGATAACAACGAGCGTTGGGCCGCTGCGATCAAAGAGGAAGATCCTGACTTCTTCGCCAAGCTGGCTCGCCAACAGACCCCTGAGTTCCTGTGGATCGGTTGTTCCGACGCCCGGGTGCCGGCCAACGAGATCGTCGGCATGCTGCCGGGCGATCTGTTCGTACACCGTAATGTGGCCAACGTCGTGCTGCACACGGACCTGAACTGCCTGTCGGTGATTCAGTACGCGGTCGATGTACTCAAGGTCAAACACATCCTGGTCACCGGCCACTATGGCTGCGGCGGTGTGCGTGCGGCGATGCAAGATCGCCAGTTCGGCCTGATCGACGGCTGGCTGCGTTCGATTCGCGATCTCTATTATGAAAAACGCGAAGAACTGGCCAAATACGCTACCGAAGAGGAGCGCGTCGACCGCCTCTGCGAGCTCAACGTGATCCAGCAGGTGGCCAACGTCGGGCATACCAGTATTGTGCAAAACGCCTGGCACCGCGGGCAGAGCCTGTCGATCCACGGCTGCATCTACGGCATCAAGGATGGCCGCTGGAAGAGCCTGAACGCGACCATCAGCGGTTTCGAGCAACTGCCGCCGCAGTACCGCCTGCGTCCGTTCGAACCTCTGTAA
- the mksB gene encoding Mks condensin complex protein MksB, whose translation MIEPKRVLRALAEHWALLEPLCEHFDQGTLSLNELRTQLAAQQLDSTPQDITSLLDVWIRLDILVPVAKSPNRFELNAQIHDFLAYLRREHRLGLCLEIEAYLRHLERLAGYIQDAFDIRDGNDLARQLRLLDMRVRDVLKKLDNDEQALVAVAERAKTSDRQIPLRQRYAEVLATWDEYVEPMIDLVNADGAFEQGVRKVETVLLKMLSEQQRLGHLVDDDMLLRTHARILEMQTSAQLTLRHARELLLPLREEARRHNAVTRGAALALSMIRRKGIDAVPQAAMPMFTRPQSTFLGSASQVEAYVYALARFEPKPARFPKAHKTQKGEAPRAPRTVREMLERCEDALPMPDLMTWLLEQEPDGATDELLYWFSRLSREKRFKRERLERRQYHTHEHQVSLRSFALLSVSDATENSASTLYGSTSHAT comes from the coding sequence ATGATCGAACCCAAGCGCGTCTTGCGCGCCCTCGCTGAACACTGGGCACTTCTGGAGCCACTGTGCGAGCACTTCGACCAAGGCACACTGAGCCTGAACGAACTGCGCACGCAACTGGCCGCCCAGCAACTCGACAGTACGCCGCAGGACATCACCAGCCTGCTGGATGTGTGGATTCGCCTCGATATTCTGGTTCCCGTGGCCAAAAGCCCGAACCGTTTCGAGCTCAATGCGCAGATTCACGACTTCCTCGCCTACCTGCGCCGTGAACACCGGCTGGGCCTGTGCCTGGAAATCGAAGCCTACCTGCGCCACCTCGAACGTCTGGCCGGTTATATCCAGGACGCCTTCGATATCCGCGACGGCAACGACCTGGCCCGCCAGTTGCGCCTGCTCGACATGCGCGTGCGTGATGTGCTGAAAAAACTCGATAACGACGAACAGGCACTGGTGGCCGTCGCCGAACGGGCGAAAACCAGCGACCGGCAGATTCCGCTGCGCCAGCGTTACGCTGAAGTGCTGGCGACCTGGGACGAATACGTCGAGCCGATGATTGATCTGGTGAACGCCGACGGCGCCTTCGAACAAGGCGTGCGCAAGGTCGAAACCGTCCTGCTGAAGATGCTCAGCGAACAGCAGCGCCTCGGCCACCTGGTCGACGATGACATGCTGCTGCGCACCCACGCGCGCATCCTCGAAATGCAGACCAGCGCCCAGTTGACCCTGCGTCATGCCCGCGAACTGCTGCTGCCGCTGCGTGAAGAAGCGCGCCGGCACAACGCCGTGACCCGTGGCGCCGCATTGGCCTTGTCGATGATCCGTCGCAAGGGCATCGACGCCGTGCCACAAGCGGCAATGCCGATGTTCACCCGTCCACAAAGCACCTTCCTCGGCAGTGCCAGCCAGGTCGAAGCCTACGTTTATGCCTTGGCCCGCTTCGAACCGAAACCGGCACGCTTCCCCAAGGCGCACAAGACCCAGAAAGGCGAAGCGCCACGGGCGCCACGCACCGTTCGGGAAATGCTCGAACGCTGCGAAGACGCCTTGCCGATGCCGGACCTGATGACCTGGCTGCTGGAGCAGGAACCGGACGGCGCCACCGACGAATTGCTGTACTGGTTCTCGCGCCTGTCGCGGGAGAAACGCTTCAAGCGCGAGCGTCTGGAACGTCGCCAATACCATACTCACGAGCACCAGGTCAGCCTGCGCTCCTTCGCCCTGCTCTCGGTCAGCGATGCCACCGAGAATTCTGCGAGCACCCTCTATGGAAGTACTTCGCATGCAACTTGA
- the mksF gene encoding Mks condensin complex protein MksF, with product MSKERYGIHRFALLNTAGYSLGLFPLEEPLSVYGANNLGKSASINALQFPILARMSDMSFGKYSLEQSRRFYFASDTSYILVEVNLPHGPHVIGVVGRGPGGGFGHQFFAYAGKLDLAHYQKNDTCLRQKELFTNLEREGLKAYELKPDELRRLLVGGHTSIPLDLTLIPLRSTSEQSLKTFRALFINLLHMREITAAKLKQLFLDAFEHSLRSGSVDYIAACEEAFRDVRRMEQDYNSLVAAGPLVEALANGVKQRDILRGKLHRISPLLDSLLGTWSDYASARKEELTIQAEHYRNEQDALQNDQRGGTQELMRLEREITGIQRWLGELSVLKHRFALVDDVKVLEQQLLAAKDAHDELAGALAQSRQFSAEDLEERLRDLEKRLKSVKQQLDHADNNSYARLREEFSQQDVERLMRLFNSALFSLPLGEHGITLDENGDWVKSVELILDGFKGERFEVPGLSIDISHIEPPALQALADRAALRDQKERLDKELKQLKTQQAVAADRAASKTQTEALYQQVLDAQKALEDFRRAQTLSAEEGDKLEQLAQMEAAQDELKRSSDAFTERVQQLSAKLQLVGRQIGDMEAKQRTLDDALRRRQLLPADLPFGTPFMDPIDDSMDNLLPLLNDYQDSWQGLLRADGQIEALYAQVRLKGVAKFDSEDDMERRLQLLINAYAHRTDEALTLGKARRAAVTDIARTLRNIRSDYDSLEHQLALFNREINKRQVSNLQSFRIVLAPNKEALKHIDQIIHSAGQYEEGETLSVFDLSQSAEQDNKNEEAKEYLARLVAANHNQLGLKDLFELAFEITKVNGQPVIHTDIDGAASNGTTMTIKALTNMYLLLHLMDRDQAGRVRLPYYLDEAADIDEKNQAALLETSLQLGFVPILASVKPQVCASVAIDLEGGSGPAGIYIDEADWKYIRRHDQVKATVNEQADEPELDAV from the coding sequence ATGAGCAAGGAACGTTACGGCATCCACCGCTTTGCCCTTTTGAACACCGCCGGCTACAGCCTCGGCCTGTTTCCGCTGGAAGAGCCGTTGTCGGTCTACGGCGCCAACAACCTCGGTAAATCCGCCTCGATCAACGCCTTGCAGTTCCCGATCCTGGCGCGCATGTCGGACATGAGCTTCGGCAAGTACAGCCTGGAGCAGTCCCGGCGCTTCTACTTCGCCTCGGACACCAGTTACATCCTGGTCGAAGTGAATCTGCCCCACGGCCCCCACGTGATCGGTGTGGTCGGCCGCGGCCCGGGCGGCGGTTTCGGCCATCAGTTCTTTGCCTATGCCGGCAAGCTGGACCTGGCCCACTACCAGAAAAACGACACCTGCCTGCGCCAGAAAGAACTGTTCACCAACCTTGAGCGCGAAGGCCTGAAAGCCTACGAACTCAAGCCGGACGAACTGCGCCGCTTGCTGGTCGGCGGTCACACTTCGATCCCGCTGGACCTGACGCTGATTCCATTGCGTTCCACCAGCGAGCAGAGCCTGAAGACCTTCCGCGCCCTGTTCATCAACCTGCTGCACATGCGCGAAATCACCGCGGCCAAGCTCAAGCAACTGTTCCTCGATGCCTTCGAACACAGCCTGCGGTCCGGCAGCGTCGATTACATCGCCGCGTGCGAAGAAGCGTTCCGCGATGTACGACGCATGGAGCAGGACTACAACTCGCTGGTCGCCGCCGGCCCGCTGGTCGAAGCCTTGGCCAACGGTGTGAAGCAACGCGACATCCTGCGCGGCAAGCTGCACCGGATCTCTCCGCTGCTCGATTCGCTGCTGGGCACCTGGTCGGACTACGCCAGTGCGCGCAAGGAAGAGCTGACCATTCAGGCCGAACACTACCGCAACGAGCAGGACGCCCTGCAAAACGATCAGCGCGGCGGTACCCAGGAACTGATGCGCCTGGAGCGGGAAATCACCGGCATCCAGCGCTGGCTCGGCGAACTGTCGGTGCTCAAGCATCGCTTTGCCCTGGTCGATGACGTCAAGGTGCTGGAGCAGCAACTGCTGGCCGCCAAGGACGCCCACGACGAACTGGCCGGTGCACTGGCACAGTCCCGCCAGTTCAGCGCCGAAGATCTGGAAGAGCGTCTGCGGGATCTGGAAAAACGCCTGAAGTCGGTCAAGCAGCAACTCGATCACGCCGACAACAACAGCTACGCCCGTCTACGTGAAGAATTCTCGCAGCAAGACGTCGAACGCCTGATGCGCCTGTTCAACAGCGCGCTGTTCAGCCTGCCGCTAGGCGAACACGGCATCACCCTCGACGAAAACGGCGACTGGGTGAAATCCGTGGAGCTGATCCTCGACGGCTTCAAAGGCGAACGCTTCGAAGTGCCGGGCCTGTCCATCGACATCTCGCATATCGAACCGCCGGCATTGCAGGCCCTGGCTGACCGCGCGGCATTGCGCGACCAGAAAGAGCGCCTGGACAAAGAACTCAAGCAACTGAAGACCCAGCAAGCCGTGGCCGCCGACCGCGCCGCGAGCAAGACCCAGACCGAAGCGCTGTACCAGCAAGTGCTGGATGCGCAGAAAGCCCTGGAAGACTTCCGTCGCGCACAAACCCTGAGCGCCGAGGAAGGCGACAAGCTGGAACAGTTGGCGCAGATGGAAGCCGCTCAGGACGAATTGAAGCGCTCCAGCGATGCCTTTACCGAACGCGTTCAGCAACTGTCGGCCAAGCTGCAACTGGTCGGCCGCCAGATCGGCGACATGGAAGCCAAGCAACGCACCCTTGACGATGCCCTGCGCCGCCGTCAGTTGTTGCCTGCGGACCTGCCGTTCGGCACACCATTCATGGACCCGATCGACGATTCCATGGACAACCTGCTGCCGCTGCTCAACGACTACCAGGATAGCTGGCAAGGCTTGCTGCGGGCCGATGGCCAGATCGAAGCGCTGTACGCTCAGGTGCGCCTCAAAGGCGTGGCCAAGTTCGACAGTGAAGACGATATGGAGCGTCGCCTGCAACTGCTGATCAACGCCTATGCGCACCGTACCGACGAAGCCCTGACTCTGGGCAAGGCTCGCCGCGCCGCCGTGACGGACATCGCCCGGACCCTGCGCAACATCCGCAGCGACTACGACAGCCTCGAACACCAACTGGCACTGTTCAACCGCGAGATCAACAAACGTCAGGTCTCCAACCTGCAAAGCTTCCGCATCGTGCTCGCCCCGAACAAGGAAGCGCTCAAACACATCGACCAGATCATCCACAGCGCCGGTCAGTACGAAGAAGGCGAAACCCTGTCGGTCTTCGACCTGAGCCAAAGCGCCGAGCAGGACAACAAGAACGAAGAGGCCAAGGAATACCTGGCGCGGCTGGTGGCGGCCAACCACAACCAGCTCGGCCTCAAGGACCTGTTCGAACTGGCGTTCGAGATCACCAAGGTCAACGGCCAACCGGTGATCCACACCGACATCGACGGCGCCGCGTCCAACGGCACTACCATGACCATCAAGGCGCTGACCAACATGTACTTGTTGCTGCACTTGATGGACCGTGACCAAGCCGGTCGCGTGCGCCTGCCGTACTACCTCGACGAGGCGGCGGACATCGATGAGAAGAACCAGGCGGCATTGCTGGAAACCAGCCTGCAACTGGGTTTCGTGCCGATCCTGGCGAGCGTGAAGCCGCAGGTCTGCGCCAGTGTCGCCATCGACCTGGAAGGCGGCAGCGGCCCGGCTGGTATCTACATCGATGAGGCGGACTGGAAGTACATCCGTCGTCACGACCAGGTGAAGGCGACGGTCAACGAACAAGCGGATGAACCGGAGCTGGATGCGGTCTGA
- a CDS encoding energy transducer TonB — MQVVNWLPRTELPFAAPSRPELLDMPEPEVVAPAAPTPVAEVPVAAVVKPAERAKIEVPRPSLASTRTGAKPVEEAEETPAVVKAPIVPPPRFALQLLRAGRCLLLVELPTGEPFQTRDPAYLLLKDMLRAAGLPDSPQIVGEPVRWPLLVRGTMDQGPEAARDFVQGFLSVRMEETPCACLWLIGLPAVRFAGEADAEAFNRELQIEGLGSAWAVPGLELLMEEPQRKADVWQAMRRLMARWKESNE; from the coding sequence ATGCAGGTGGTCAACTGGCTGCCGCGCACCGAATTGCCCTTTGCTGCGCCGTCGCGGCCCGAGCTGCTGGACATGCCAGAGCCCGAGGTTGTGGCGCCTGCTGCACCGACGCCTGTGGCTGAAGTGCCCGTGGCAGCGGTGGTCAAACCCGCCGAGCGGGCGAAGATCGAGGTGCCACGGCCATCGCTGGCCAGCACCCGCACCGGGGCCAAACCGGTGGAAGAGGCCGAAGAGACGCCAGCCGTGGTCAAGGCACCTATCGTGCCGCCACCGCGTTTCGCCCTGCAGTTGCTGCGGGCCGGGCGTTGCCTGCTGCTGGTGGAGTTACCCACAGGCGAACCCTTCCAGACTCGCGATCCTGCCTATCTGCTGCTCAAGGACATGCTGCGCGCCGCCGGTCTGCCGGACAGCCCGCAGATCGTCGGTGAGCCGGTGCGTTGGCCGCTGCTGGTGCGTGGCACGATGGATCAGGGCCCGGAAGCAGCCCGCGATTTCGTGCAAGGTTTTCTCTCGGTGCGCATGGAAGAAACGCCCTGCGCCTGCTTGTGGCTGATCGGCCTGCCTGCGGTGCGATTTGCCGGCGAAGCGGATGCCGAGGCGTTCAATCGCGAGTTGCAGATCGAAGGCCTGGGCTCGGCCTGGGCGGTGCCGGGCCTGGAATTATTAATGGAAGAGCCACAGCGTAAGGCTGATGTCTGGCAAGCCATGCGTCGGCTGATGGCGCGCTGGAAAGAATCGAATGAGTGA
- the mksE gene encoding Mks condensin complex protein MksE — protein sequence MQLDLSELSHLAPIFRELFKGYHVSRRDPELYAQLSNFQDQYRTLFKALGFELVCDTRGFYYFVPDLAAAAVNKTAQRLALFTFILVEHLADQGRDPISVLDGGSLGRDELPSLLEKYRDLFIQAEVQTQDELEEKIMRRMTQLGFASEENGIYRFLPPMHRFLDVCLSVQQDRDLAASLHSVLPLPVPVLIDEDSDEKLLQTDDPLDLAEFEDESEEDALARAIAEEQELDA from the coding sequence ATGCAACTTGATCTTTCCGAACTGTCCCATCTGGCACCGATCTTTCGCGAGCTGTTCAAGGGTTATCACGTCAGCCGCCGCGATCCGGAGCTGTACGCACAGTTGTCGAACTTTCAGGACCAGTACCGCACGCTGTTCAAGGCCCTGGGCTTTGAACTGGTTTGCGACACCCGCGGTTTCTACTACTTCGTGCCGGACCTCGCTGCCGCCGCGGTGAACAAGACCGCCCAGCGTCTGGCGCTGTTCACCTTCATCCTCGTCGAGCACCTGGCCGACCAGGGCCGTGACCCGATCTCCGTGCTCGATGGCGGCAGCCTCGGCCGCGATGAGCTGCCGTCGTTGCTGGAAAAGTACCGTGACCTGTTCATCCAGGCCGAAGTGCAGACCCAGGACGAGCTGGAAGAAAAGATCATGCGCCGCATGACCCAGCTTGGTTTCGCCAGCGAAGAAAACGGCATCTACCGTTTCCTGCCGCCAATGCACCGCTTCCTCGATGTGTGCCTGTCAGTGCAGCAGGACCGCGATCTGGCCGCCAGCCTGCACAGCGTCCTGCCGTTGCCGGTGCCGGTGCTGATCGACGAAGACAGCGACGAAAAACTGCTGCAGACCGACGACCCGCTCGACCTCGCAGAATTTGAAGATGAAAGCGAAGAAGACGCCCTGGCCCGCGCCATCGCCGAAGAACAGGAGCTCGACGCATGA
- the rimI gene encoding ribosomal protein S18-alanine N-acetyltransferase, producing the protein MSDAVSFRPMTEADLETVLKIEYAAYSHPWTRGIFLDGLGKYQIWLMFEGQQQVGHGVVQLILDEAHLLNITVKPENQGRGLGLTLLEHLMSIAYKADARECFLEVRDSNTAAFRLYERYGFNEIGRRRDYYPAVGGREDAVVMACTLVD; encoded by the coding sequence ATGAGTGACGCTGTATCGTTTCGCCCGATGACCGAGGCGGACCTGGAAACTGTACTGAAAATCGAATACGCGGCCTATAGCCACCCGTGGACCCGCGGGATTTTCCTCGATGGCCTGGGCAAGTATCAGATCTGGCTGATGTTCGAAGGTCAGCAGCAGGTCGGCCACGGTGTGGTGCAGCTCATCCTCGACGAGGCACACCTGCTGAACATCACGGTCAAGCCGGAAAACCAGGGCCGTGGCCTGGGGCTGACTTTGCTTGAGCATTTGATGTCGATTGCCTACAAGGCCGACGCGCGGGAGTGTTTCCTGGAAGTGCGCGACAGCAATACCGCGGCGTTCAGGCTGTATGAGCGCTATGGTTTCAACGAGATCGGCCGGCGTCGGGATTACTATCCGGCGGTGGGCGGGCGCGAAGATGCGGTGGTCATGGCCTGCACTTTGGTGGATTGA
- a CDS encoding serine kinase/phosphatase, translated as MNDSRRPYDAVQPEPVDDNEDRMGSVRELDFDTEEPSARIGDELPEKEREQRMPRQRGRESGLTGDHQPTDDDLSPETLIREDGARDAHEAGNDSRADWDLSIVDEDDIGGGNGLDEAELARRDPLDKKR; from the coding sequence ATGAATGATTCACGACGTCCGTACGATGCGGTGCAACCGGAACCCGTCGACGACAACGAAGACCGCATGGGCTCGGTGCGTGAGCTGGATTTCGACACCGAAGAACCCAGCGCCAGAATCGGTGACGAACTGCCGGAAAAGGAGCGCGAGCAACGGATGCCGCGCCAGCGCGGACGCGAATCGGGCCTGACCGGTGACCATCAACCGACCGACGACGACCTGAGCCCGGAAACCCTGATCCGTGAAGACGGTGCCCGGGATGCCCATGAGGCGGGCAATGACAGCCGCGCGGATTGGGACCTGAGCATCGTCGACGAGGACGATATCGGCGGTGGCAATGGCCTGGATGAGGCTGAGTTGGCGCGGCGCGATCCGCTAGACAAAAAACGTTGA
- a CDS encoding MlaD family protein: MTDLPVAKTRPASNWSAIWVLPLIALIIGGWLGWRAYNETGIEIQVRFESGEGIQANKTEVVYKGMSVGKVKSLKLDDEGSSKGVIASIEMNKDVEQYLRTSTRFWLVKPSVTLAGITGLETLVSGNYVAISPGEGEPVRKFKALAQEPPLSDAQPGLHLTIKADRLGSLNRGSPVFYKQIKVGQIKSYVLSEDQSTVELKVFIEPTYAKLVRKHTRFWNASGISIDANLSGVKVRSESLASIVAGGIAFATPENRKDSPPTDPSLPFRLYEDFDAAAAGIRIKVKLSDFEGLQAGRTPVMYKGIQVGNLKALKVDPDLSGATAELTMDPLAEDYLVEGTQFWVVKPSISLAGITGLEALVKGNYIAVRPGDKGSAPQREFVARAKAPPLDLRAPGLHLVLFTENLGSLEVGSPVLYKQVKVGSVQSYQFSRTKKQLIIGVHIEKEYEGLVNASTRFWNASGITLTGGLTGGVQVKSESLQSLMAGGIAFETPQEKAPLQKRIPRFRLFANHEDATQKGEVITLKLDRADGLRTGTPIRFKGLDVGKVEDVDLSEDLQSVLLTARITEVPERIARVGSQFWVVKPELGLIKTSNLETLVTGQYIEVQPALKNLGPQKNFVALAAAPETAKQEAGLSLVLSAARRGSLKAGVPVTYREITVGKVTGYELGQTADRVLIHILIEPKYAPLVRSGTRFWNTSGFDFDVGLFRGATVRTESLETMIQGGVAFATPDGEGMGSPARPEQTFALFDKFEAEWLTWAPKISLGK; encoded by the coding sequence ATGACTGATTTGCCTGTAGCGAAAACCCGACCGGCTTCGAACTGGTCTGCCATTTGGGTGTTGCCCCTGATCGCCTTGATCATCGGCGGCTGGCTCGGCTGGCGTGCCTATAACGAGACCGGTATCGAGATTCAGGTGCGTTTCGAGAGCGGCGAGGGCATTCAGGCCAACAAGACCGAAGTTGTCTATAAAGGCATGTCGGTCGGCAAGGTCAAAAGCCTCAAGCTCGATGACGAAGGCAGTTCCAAAGGCGTGATCGCCAGCATCGAAATGAACAAGGACGTAGAGCAATACCTGCGAACCAGCACGCGTTTCTGGCTGGTCAAGCCGAGCGTTACGTTGGCAGGTATTACCGGCCTTGAGACGCTGGTTTCAGGTAACTATGTTGCCATCAGCCCGGGGGAAGGCGAGCCTGTCCGCAAGTTCAAGGCCCTGGCCCAGGAACCGCCGCTTTCCGATGCCCAGCCCGGTCTGCACTTGACCATCAAGGCTGACCGCCTGGGTTCGCTGAACCGTGGCAGTCCGGTGTTTTACAAACAGATCAAAGTGGGCCAGATCAAAAGCTATGTGTTGTCCGAGGACCAGAGCACCGTCGAACTCAAGGTCTTCATTGAACCGACTTACGCCAAACTGGTGCGCAAGCACACACGTTTCTGGAACGCCAGCGGCATCAGCATCGACGCCAATCTGTCGGGTGTGAAGGTTCGCAGTGAATCCTTGGCCAGCATCGTCGCCGGTGGTATTGCGTTCGCTACACCTGAAAACCGCAAGGACAGCCCGCCTACCGACCCGAGCCTGCCGTTCAGGCTCTATGAAGACTTCGATGCAGCGGCGGCCGGTATCCGGATCAAGGTCAAGCTCAGCGACTTCGAAGGCTTGCAGGCTGGTCGTACGCCGGTGATGTACAAAGGCATTCAGGTCGGCAATCTCAAGGCGCTGAAGGTCGATCCTGACCTGTCCGGGGCCACCGCCGAATTGACGATGGACCCATTGGCCGAAGATTACCTGGTCGAAGGCACCCAGTTCTGGGTGGTCAAACCCTCGATTTCCCTGGCGGGGATTACCGGACTCGAGGCGTTGGTCAAAGGCAACTACATCGCTGTACGGCCTGGCGACAAGGGTTCGGCACCACAACGGGAGTTTGTAGCCCGGGCCAAGGCGCCGCCGCTGGATCTGCGTGCACCGGGCTTGCACCTGGTGTTGTTCACGGAAAATCTCGGCTCGCTGGAAGTCGGCAGCCCGGTTCTCTACAAGCAGGTCAAAGTCGGCTCCGTACAGAGCTATCAGTTCTCGCGCACCAAGAAGCAACTGATCATTGGCGTGCACATCGAGAAGGAATACGAAGGCTTGGTCAACGCTTCGACGCGCTTCTGGAACGCCAGTGGCATCACCCTCACGGGCGGACTGACCGGCGGGGTCCAGGTTAAAAGCGAGTCGCTGCAGAGCTTGATGGCCGGCGGCATTGCCTTCGAGACCCCACAGGAAAAAGCCCCGTTGCAGAAGCGTATTCCACGTTTCCGTCTGTTCGCGAACCATGAAGACGCCACGCAGAAAGGCGAAGTCATCACGCTCAAGCTCGATCGCGCTGATGGCCTGCGTACCGGCACGCCGATTCGTTTCAAGGGGCTGGATGTCGGCAAGGTGGAGGATGTCGACCTCAGCGAAGATCTGCAATCGGTGCTATTGACCGCGCGGATTACCGAAGTGCCGGAGCGCATCGCCCGGGTCGGCAGTCAGTTCTGGGTGGTCAAGCCTGAGCTGGGCCTGATCAAGACGTCCAACCTCGAAACCCTGGTGACCGGGCAATACATCGAGGTGCAACCGGCGCTGAAGAACCTGGGACCGCAGAAGAACTTTGTCGCTTTGGCCGCCGCGCCCGAAACTGCCAAGCAGGAAGCGGGATTGAGTCTGGTGCTGAGCGCAGCCCGTCGCGGTTCGCTGAAGGCCGGGGTACCAGTGACCTATCGCGAAATCACTGTGGGCAAGGTGACCGGTTATGAGCTGGGCCAGACCGCTGATCGCGTACTGATCCATATCCTGATCGAGCCGAAGTACGCGCCACTGGTACGCAGCGGTACACGGTTCTGGAACACCAGCGGTTTCGACTTCGATGTCGGTCTGTTCAGAGGTGCAACGGTGCGTACTGAATCACTGGAGACGATGATTCAGGGCGGCGTCGCCTTTGCCACGCCGGATGGCGAGGGCATGGGCAGCCCGGCGCGACCGGAGCAGACGTTTGCGCTGTTCGACAAGTTTGAAGCGGAGTGGCTGACCTGGGCGCCGAAGATTTCGCTCGGTAAGTAG
- a CDS encoding paraquat-inducible protein A — protein sequence MRAIDAGILICKECHELNRQEADTDEQVCTRCGALVHARSPNSLVRTWALLITAAILYIPANLLPIMTVNSLGKGAPSTIMAGVIELVHYGMFPIAAVVFIASILVPTFKLVGIGLLLFSVQRRQPLSARQRIWMYRFIEFIGRWSMLDIFVIAILVAVVNFGRLASIEANLGAIAFATVVILTMLAAVTFDPRLIWDNTESDDDHD from the coding sequence ATGCGGGCGATTGATGCAGGCATTCTGATTTGCAAGGAATGCCATGAATTGAACAGGCAGGAAGCTGATACCGATGAGCAAGTCTGTACGCGCTGCGGGGCGCTGGTGCATGCCCGCAGCCCGAATAGCCTGGTGCGCACCTGGGCATTGCTGATTACCGCCGCCATTCTCTACATACCGGCCAACTTGTTGCCGATCATGACCGTGAACTCCCTGGGCAAAGGTGCGCCCAGCACGATCATGGCGGGTGTGATCGAGTTGGTGCACTACGGCATGTTCCCCATTGCGGCCGTGGTGTTTATCGCCAGTATCCTGGTGCCCACCTTCAAGCTGGTGGGCATCGGCCTGCTGCTGTTTTCCGTGCAGCGCCGTCAGCCCCTTTCGGCTCGCCAGCGTATCTGGATGTACCGTTTCATTGAGTTCATCGGCCGCTGGTCGATGCTCGATATATTTGTGATCGCCATCCTCGTGGCGGTCGTGAATTTTGGGCGGCTTGCCAGTATCGAAGCCAATCTTGGCGCCATCGCATTCGCCACGGTGGTGATTCTGACGATGCTTGCCGCGGTAACTTTTGATCCCCGACTGATTTGGGATAACACGGAGTCGGACGACGACCATGACTGA